Below is a window of Tolypothrix bouteillei VB521301 DNA.
TGGTCTAGTAGGGGCTGTGAGATTTATCGGATTAGCTACTGGTGATATATTCTTGCGTGTTGTTGGGGGATTAGCGATTACCTTGTTTTTCTCGTTCCGTAGTTTAGCGTTACTCTTTCCTAAAGGAAATAGAAGGAAATGAATGAAGCATATTTAAGTTTTTTGCTGGTATTGCGCTGTATTTTTTGGTAAAGCTCCTATTTGTTGAAGAAGAAAGCGATTTATGATGGCAATCACGCACTGTGCGATTAGTTTGGCTGGAGTCACTTGCATCACTGGTAGTGCTGACCCTCGCGTGTTGCTTTTAGCGGGAATTGGTTCTCAAATTCCCGACCTAGATACAACTAAAAGCTGGGTTGGATTGGCGTTTTTCCCATTGGCTAGATTTATTGAAGAACGTTATCCTCACAGATCAGTGACCCATTCGATCTGTCTCAGTCTTGCGCTTGCACTCATTACCCTGCCTCTTCTGTTCCTCTACGGTTGGCAGTTGTGGGTTGCGATGCCTCTCGGTCACTTGCTCAGTTGTTTCTCAGACTGTTTTACTCGCTTGGGATGTCAGTTTTTCTGGCCCATTAATAAAGATATTTGGGTGGGAGGACTCAATCCGAGAAATAGGCTTCAAACTGGAAAACCAGGCGAGTATGCCGTTCTCGTGTGTTCGGTCTGTATTTTCTGCATAGCTTTTTACGTGGTAACAGGTGGAGGGGGGATTGGCAGATGGGCTACACAACTATTATTTCCAACTCCCCAAACAGCTGTAGAACTGCTCAGACAAGAGAACCAGAAAGCAATTTTAATTCGAGTTCAGGGGAATCGTAAAGTTGATGGTTCTCTTGTAAACGAACAGTTTTGGGCGATCGCTGCTAATGGCAATGTATTGACCGTAAAATCTACAACTGGCGAAATCTTTCAAGTTGGTGAAACAGGCGAAGTTGTTCCTAAGCGAATTGATGTTCTGTCTGATAAATTATCAATCAAAATTAAGAGACAACGAATTGAAGAGGTTGAAGCACAAGAGTGGATAGATTCTCTTTCATCTGATTCTCTTATTGTAGGAACACTCCAAATTGAGGATTATCAAGATATAGAGTTACCAATTCCTAAACCTGGAATGATGGCAACAGTAACTAGAACGGGTGATGATATCACCTTATACCATGCCTCACGTAAAGACCTGCAACCTCTTGAAGAATTCTTTATTTTTTCAGGAGAGGTTTTAATCAAGCAATTATGACTATGACTGAGAAGTTTTGGGCGATATTCGCAACTTTAACAGCAACGGTGTGTGGGATAGCAATATACTCACCAACTTTGACAATTAAAGTACAAACGCCAGTTGCACAAGCACAAACACAAACTACCCCAGAACCGAAAGAGGATATTCCGGTTGAAGTGTTTAAAGGCAAGTCGGGTGCAAAGTCTAAGTCAAGAAGTTTACGGCTGTCTATAACACTTGACAATCCATCGTATTTATTAATCAGGGAAGGCGACGAAATCAAGGAGGGACAAACAATTTCGGATAATAAGCTTGAGCGCGATCGCTTACTGAAACAGCGCAAATCGGTTGAGTTGCAAATTAACAATTTAAAAGCTAAGCCTATTTTCAAGCCTAACCCTCCAACAGCACTACAGCAATCCAATCCCATACCACCAGCTAACTACGCGGAGGAGGAGGCGGCTATAGCCCAGGCACAGTTGCGGTTCAATCAGGCGCGATCGCTACTTGAGTCTAGAACCTCTGTTCTGAAAGCTGATAACCCAGAGAGAAGGGCTGAGGTTGAGAAAGCAGAGGTCGTTTTACAAGCTGCTGCTCAAAAAACTGAAGAGCAGCGCCAACTACTGCAATCTATGCAGGATTTGAAATTGCAAAGCGAAATTATCCAGCATGAGAAGGCAAAGCTACGCCAGATTGAGGGAGAGCAGGAGCAGGCTAGATCCGCATTGGAGCTGGCTAGGGGAAAACTTAATGCTTCCGCG
It encodes the following:
- a CDS encoding metal-dependent hydrolase, which encodes MMAITHCAISLAGVTCITGSADPRVLLLAGIGSQIPDLDTTKSWVGLAFFPLARFIEERYPHRSVTHSICLSLALALITLPLLFLYGWQLWVAMPLGHLLSCFSDCFTRLGCQFFWPINKDIWVGGLNPRNRLQTGKPGEYAVLVCSVCIFCIAFYVVTGGGGIGRWATQLLFPTPQTAVELLRQENQKAILIRVQGNRKVDGSLVNEQFWAIAANGNVLTVKSTTGEIFQVGETGEVVPKRIDVLSDKLSIKIKRQRIEEVEAQEWIDSLSSDSLIVGTLQIEDYQDIELPIPKPGMMATVTRTGDDITLYHASRKDLQPLEEFFIFSGEVLIKQL